A single region of the Fusarium keratoplasticum isolate Fu6.1 chromosome 7, whole genome shotgun sequence genome encodes:
- a CDS encoding N-acetyltransferase domain-containing protein encodes MGIKIRHAFRSDAVKILRLLHELAAYEDESDAVQATVESLQKTIAFAPEHGKPNEASTPVERIR; translated from the exons ATGGGCATCAAAATCCGCCACGCCTTTCGCTCGG ACGCAGTTAAAATCCTACGCCTTCTGCACGAATTGGCCGCCTACGAGGACGAGTCTGATGCCGTCCAGGCTACCGTCGAATCCCTACAGAAAACAATCGCCTTCGCGCCCGAACATGGCAAGCCTAACGAGGCTTCAACACCGGTGGAAAGGATAAGGTAA